GTGTGCAGTTCCACCCGGAGTCGGTGCTGACCCTGGACGGTGCCTCGGTCACCGCGCAGTTGCTGGCAGCTGTCCTCGTGTGACCAGCATGTTCTCGTTGGTGCGGTGGGCCAGGTGGTCCTCGACGTTGGCCACGGTGGCCGCGACGATCTGGCCGACCGCGTCCTCGGTGAAGTACGCCTGGTGCGAGGTGACCAGCACATTGCCGAAGGTCATCAGGCGGGCGAGGGTGTCGTCGTCGATGACGTCCAGGGATTTGTCGACGAAGAAGAACCTGGCCTCCTCCTCGTAGACGTCCAGGCCGACACCGGTGAGCCGGCCGGCCTTGAGCGTGTCGACCAGGGCCTCGGTGTCGATGAGCCCGCCGCGGCTGGAGTTGACCAGGATCGCGTCGTCCTTCATCGCGGCCAGCGCGGCGGCGTCGACGATCCGCCGGGTTCCATCCACCAGCGGGAGATGGAGGGTGATCAGGTCCGCCTCGGCCAGCAGCCGTTCCCGGGGCACGTAGCGCATGCCCAGCTCCACGCAGCGCGGGTTCTCGACGAGGTCCCAGCCCAGCAGGTTCATCCCGAAGCCGTGGGCGATCCGGGTGAACGCCTCGCCGATCCTGCCGGTGCCGAGCACCCCCGCCGT
This portion of the Streptomyces sp. 2114.4 genome encodes:
- a CDS encoding 2-hydroxyacid dehydrogenase — translated: MEIVAFGVQADERPYLAKAFAGRHQVRSLDVFLNRDTAPIARGYEIVSSSVNADLGADVLQALAAGGTKLIAQRSTGFNNIDLEAAADLGMSIGRVSCYSPYAVAEFAWALALAVNRRIVRATTRTRNFDFRLDGLMGRDLRGRTAGVLGTGRIGEAFTRIAHGFGMNLLGWDLVENPRCVELGMRYVPRERLLAEADLITLHLPLVDGTRRIVDAAALAAMKDDAILVNSSRGGLIDTEALVDTLKAGRLTGVGLDVYEEEARFFFVDKSLDVIDDDTLARLMTFGNVLVTSHQAYFTEDAVGQIVAATVANVEDHLAHRTNENMLVTRGQLPATAR